A portion of the Pseudomonas sp. GR 6-02 genome contains these proteins:
- a CDS encoding carbonic anhydrase → MKALIEGLLKFQKEAFAQRTDLFKHLATAQHPGTLFITCSDSRVVPELLTQQEPGELFVVRNAGNIVPSYSPHPGGVSATVEYAVAVLGVTDIVICGHSDCGAMTAIAQCKCMDHLPAVSGWLQHAESAKVINEARPHASDAAKVSSMVRENVIAQLANIQTHPSVRLALEKGLLNLHGWVYDIETGSVDALDAGSHSFVSLAEHPGTCAVHGKTVEAA, encoded by the coding sequence ATGAAAGCGCTCATCGAAGGTTTATTGAAGTTTCAGAAAGAAGCGTTTGCGCAACGTACCGACCTGTTCAAACACCTGGCCACCGCCCAGCATCCCGGCACCTTGTTCATCACCTGTTCCGACAGCCGCGTGGTACCGGAACTGCTGACCCAGCAAGAACCCGGCGAACTGTTCGTGGTGCGCAACGCCGGCAATATCGTGCCCTCTTACAGCCCGCATCCGGGCGGCGTATCGGCCACGGTGGAATATGCGGTCGCGGTATTGGGCGTGACAGACATCGTGATCTGCGGGCATTCGGACTGTGGCGCCATGACCGCCATTGCCCAGTGCAAATGCATGGATCACCTGCCCGCCGTCAGCGGCTGGTTGCAGCACGCCGAGTCGGCCAAGGTGATCAACGAAGCCCGCCCTCATGCCAGCGACGCGGCCAAGGTCAGTTCGATGGTGCGGGAAAACGTCATCGCCCAACTGGCGAATATCCAGACCCACCCGAGCGTGCGCCTGGCCCTGGAAAAAGGCCTGTTGAACCTGCATGGCTGGGTCTATGACATCGAAACCGGCTCGGTCGATGCCCTGGATGCCGGCAGTCACAGCTTCGTGTCGCTGGCCGAACACCCCGGCACTTGCGCCGTGCACGGCAAAACGGTCGAAGCCGCCTGA
- the cynS gene encoding cyanase, with amino-acid sequence MQQSHAYQDTSLALTTSILDAKARKNLSWQDLTDGTGLGLAYVTAALLGQHPLPEAAARVIGEKLELDADSVARLQIIPLRGSLSGVPTDPTIYRFYEMIQIYGTTLKALVHEQFGDGIISAINFKLDLKKVEDPEGGSRAVITLDGKFLPLRPF; translated from the coding sequence ATGCAACAGTCCCACGCTTACCAGGACACCAGTCTGGCCCTGACCACTTCGATCCTCGATGCCAAGGCGCGCAAGAATTTGTCCTGGCAGGATCTGACTGACGGCACCGGCCTGGGTCTGGCCTACGTCACCGCCGCCCTGCTCGGTCAGCATCCACTGCCGGAAGCCGCCGCCAGAGTAATCGGCGAAAAACTCGAGCTGGACGCCGACTCCGTGGCCCGCCTGCAAATCATCCCGCTGCGCGGCAGCCTGTCGGGTGTTCCGACCGACCCGACCATCTACCGTTTCTACGAAATGATCCAGATCTACGGCACCACGCTCAAAGCCCTGGTTCACGAGCAGTTCGGCGACGGCATCATCAGCGCGATCAACTTCAAGCTGGACCTGAAAAAGGTCGAAGACCCGGAAGGCGGCTCCCGCGCCGTGATTACCCTGGACGGCAAGTTCCTGCCGCTGCGTCCGTTCTAA